A window of Candidatus Nitrospira allomarina genomic DNA:
CTTCCGTTGGCTGTCCTGGGTGTTGCGATTTTAAAAGCCTCCTTTGCCTATGGACAGGGGTATCTCATGAGTTATGTGGGCCACTGGCTGGTGTCCGATATTCGCCAGCAATTGTTTATTCATATCGTGCGCCTGCCTATTCGTTTTCACGATGCGAATACGTCAGGACGGTTGATGGCCAGGGTGATTAGCGATGTCAACGAAATGGCGAATGCCATTCCCAGTGTGTTGAAGGATATTTTTCAACAGGGGCTGACGTTTGTGGCGATGCTGTCCGTGGTCTTTTATCAAAATTGGAAACTCGCGACGATTGTGTTGGTGGTATTACCCTTCTCCTCCTTGGTGTTGGTACGGGTCGGCCGACGGATTCGTAAACTTTCAAAACGTGGCCAGGAATCCATTGGGAGAATGGCTTCCGTCTTAAAGGAAGCGTTTTCCGGGATCAAGATCGTGAAGGCCTACGGTCAGGAAGAGAAGGAGGCTGACCGATTCTCGTTGACGAATCAAGCCTTTCGGACAGCAAAAGTGAAGTCCTCTCAAACCTCAGCGATGGCCTCTCCACTTCTTGAAGTCATTGGGGTCTGCGGTGTGGCCTTTATTATCTGGTATGGGGGAGGATTAGTCATTGCCGGAGAGATGAAGCCGGGAGAGTTCTTTTCCTTTCTGGCTGCCATGTTCATGGCGTATGCCCCCCTCCGGAAAATGTCCGGAGCCAATGAGTCGGTTCAGCGTGCGCTTGCGGGGGCTCAGCGGGTGTTTCAAGTTCTCGACCTGGAAAGTGAATTAGCGAAAGACGAAGGCAAGAAAATTCTTCCACCAATGGCGAAAAATTTGGAATTTTCCGGTGTCACCTTCAGGTATGAGGGCTCTGACGAGGCGGCCTTGCACGGGATCAATTTCACGATCAACGCCGGGGAGGTGGTGGCCTTCGTCGGGGCCAGTGGTAGTGGAAAGACCACTCTCGTGAGTCTGGTCCCACGGTTTTATCGTCCGACAGAAGGCACCGTGAAGATTGATGGTGAGGATATTCGCCTGGTTGATCGATCATCTCTGAGACGGCAGATTGGCATCGTGTCTCAAGAAACCGTGTTATTTGATGATACGATCAGGAATAATATCGCCTATGGCCGTCTGGATGCGAGTGAAGAGGCTGTCATTGAGGCGGCTCGCGCCGCCTTTGCCTGGGAATTTATTGAGCGGCTCCCTCATGGACTGGATACGCTGGTTGGTGAAAATGGACTACGATTATCGGGTGGACAACGTCAACGACTCGCAATTGCCAGGGCAATTCTGCGGGATCCCCCGATTCTGATTCTGGACGAGGCGACGTCCGCTCTGGATTCGGAATCTGAGAAGCTGGTGCAGAAAGCTCTGGCAAACCTGGTAAAAGCCCGAACGACCTTGATCATCGCCCACCGGTTGTCCACGGTCCAACATGCCGATCGTATCGTGGTGATGAATCGCGGAAAAATTGAAGAGATCGGTACTCATGCCACTTTGCTTCAACAGGGAGGCCTTTATACTCGGTTGTATCAAACGCAATTTTTACTGACTCAACCCGAACCGTTACCGACGACCTCCTAAATTGAAAAACGCCGTTCCTTATGTTGAATTGGATTAAACTGTCCGTCGCTCCGCCATTGGCCGCTCACATGATTCGCCTTTTGGGGCGTACCATGCGTCTATCTACCGTCGGTGGGGAAACCGTGGACGAGTTGTATCGCCAAGGGCGACAGATCATTATTGCCTTTTGGCATGGCCGTCAGTTGATGATGCCGTTGGCCTACCGTGGGCAACAGGCCGCAATTTTGATTAGCCAACATCGGGATGGTGAAATTATCGCGCGAATCATGGGATATTTTGGATTTCAGTCCATTCGCGGGTCGAGCACACGCGGGGGACTTCGAGCGACCAGGCAATTGTTGAAGGCCGGGCGGAATGGCGGAGATCTGGTTGTGACGCCCGATGGTCCGAAGGGGCCAGCCTGCACGGTACAATCGGGAGTGATTTATCTGGCAAAAATGACGGGATTGCCCATAATCCCTTTAACTTTTGCCTGCTCAAAAAAAAAGTCTTTACGAGTTGGGATCGCTTCCAGATTCCCTATCCCGGTGGGATAGGGTTGTTTGTATGGGGCCCACCCATCTGGGTAAGCCGGGATCTTTCCAACGAGCAGCTGTCCGGTCCCGGGTTGGAGCTGGAAGGTTCGTTGAACCGGCTTACGGCTCAAGCGGAATTGGCTGTTCAGGATTCCGACCCGGTTGAATCATTTCTCCGCCGAATGTCTTCCCAGAATCTGATCGATATGAATGAGACCTTCGATCGGTGACCGACTCATGTATTATGTAATGTATAATGTCCTGCTGGTTCTGGCCTTTCCCGTGATCATCGGACTCCTGCTGACAAAAAAACGCAGTCAACGCGGCCTGTGGTGCCGGCTTGGGGCGGTTCCTGTCGAATTGCGGAATCTGCAAAAACCGGTCATCTGGATTCATGCCGTCTCCTTAGGCGAGGTGGCCACGATCGTTCCGCTGCTCCACGCGATGAAGGCGCGGTATCCTCAATGGCCGTTGGTCGTGTCCACGGTGACGGAGACCGGTCGGGAAGTCGTGATCAAGCGTTTGGAGGGTGTGGCTGTCCATTGTTATGCTCCCGTTGATTTTTGGTGGGCGGTTGACCGGTATATCCGGATACTTCAGCCCCGGCTCTTTATTTTGGTCGAATCAGAATTCTGGCCCAATCTGCTGAAAAACCTTGAAGGGCATCGAGTGCCGATCTGTCTTGTCAACGGGAGAATCTCTTCACGATCCTTTGCCAGATATCGCTGGGTTAGAGGAATGATGAAGCAGGTGTTGAGCTGTCTCGATCTGGCCTTAATGCAATCGGAACACGATGCCGAACGCATCGGACATTTGGGCGTCAAGCCAAATGCCATTCATGTCACCGGCAATATGAAGTTTGATCAAGGGCTTGACCAAGCACAGGCTGCCGATGGAAATGTTTCGTTCAGGGCACTCTTCGGGTGCCAAGCCGCTGAGCGGCTGGTTGTGGCTGGGAGTACGCACCCTCAGGAAGAAGAGTGTTTGTTGGATGCCTACCGGCAGGTGATTGCCCGACACCCTCAGGCGGTACTGGTGATGGCTCCACGCCATATCGAGCGTGTGGCTAAGCTCGAACAGGTCATTCAACAGTATGGATTTGCTTGTGTCCGTCGCAGCCGGTTGGAGCAGAATGTCGGAGATCAGGCTTTTCAGAAGGGTCCTCGCGTCATCGTGCTAGACACCAGAGGGGAGTTGGCCTTGGTCTACCGGGAGGCCTGGGTTACTTTTGTGGGAGGGACACTGGTTCCGGTTGGCGGACATAATCTGTTGGAACCTGCACAATGGGGTCGCCCCGTTCTATTTGGTCCCCATGTCGATCATTGCCGTGACATTGCCGGACGGCTTCTGGGAGCAGGGGGAGGCATACAAATTCAGAATCAGGAGGATTTGGCCTCTCAATTGGTTCGTCTGATCGCCCATCCTTCGGCAGCCGAGGAGATGGGCCAAAGGGCGTTGGAAATGGTCCGGACCCATCGGGGCGTCGTCACCAGGAATCTTCAATGGATTGATCAATTGTTGAACAAAGACAATTCGACCTTTTTCTCTTTGTCGGCGAAGGGGTCTTCACGAACATCTCAAGAAGTGCTCCGATAAGCCTCTGTTAGAGCCCTAAATAAGGAGAGAATATGATATCCGCCATGTGTCCTTCGTGAACACGACGTCTCCTTCGCTTGGTGTGAACCCGGAACGGCTCTGGCGTTGGTTGGACCGGCGTTGCCCATGGATTCTCCGGGGGTGTGCCGTTCCCTATGGTGCAGTCGGTCATTTACGGAGGACGGCCTATCAACGCGGCTGGTTTCCTCAACATCGATTGCCAAAACCGGTGATCAGTGTGGGCAATATGACCGTGGGGGGAACCGGGAAGACTCCATTGGTGATGTGGTTGGCCGCCAGACTTCATGAACGGGGCAAGCGGGTTGCAATTTTAAGCCGAGGGTATGGAAGAGAACGTTCGGTAGAGAATAGGTTGGTCTCTGATGGTGTCTCGCTGAAAGGAGATTGGCGATCGGTAGGGGATGAGGCCATGCTGATGGCGCGCAAATGCCCTTGGGCGATTGTGGCTGTGGGGACCGATCGGTATCGTCTGGGACAGTGGGTCTTAGAGCAGGCCTCATGCGATTGCTTTCTTCTTGATGATGGCTTCCAGCATCTATCTCTCTATCGCGATCTGGACGTGCTCGTATTTGATGCGACCGATGTTGAGGGCTTAAGGGGGGTTGTGCCCGCCGGTCGAATGCGGGAACCCCTGTCCGCAGCAAAGTGGGCCACGACGTTCGTTTTCAGTCGAACGGAACAAGTTACATCGGTTGCATCACTTCAGAATCGAATCGAACAGAG
This region includes:
- a CDS encoding lysophospholipid acyltransferase family protein, translating into MLNWIKLSVAPPLAAHMIRLLGRTMRLSTVGGETVDELYRQGRQIIIAFWHGRQLMMPLAYRGQQAAILISQHRDGEIIARIMGYFGFQSIRGSSTRGGLRATRQLLKAGRNGGDLVVTPDGPKGPACTVQSGVIYLAKMTGLPIIPLTFACSKKKSLRVGIASRFPIPVG
- the msbA gene encoding lipid A export permease/ATP-binding protein MsbA, producing the protein MPKIFLVTGETSGDIHGAHLALALRELNPGVELIGVGGSRMLAAGVSLLPHVKRVDAMGVPGIRQLIQGWKTLRTLTSYLQRERFDVIILIDSPGLNLRLAKAIAPRSCKIIYYIAPQVWAWGSRRLTLIRRVISHVLAILPFEEAYFQKAGIPCTYVGHPLLDELKPAYDMVHERQELGLNREDLVIGLLPGSRAREVREVLPAFLRSVEQIRIPYPRVQVLLAQAHSLSDSMVNELLGPFSQQVKVVKGLSNEVMAASNLLLVTSGTATLQAALIGTPMVVVYRTSPLTYHIAKRLVKIPYISLVNILAGQEIVPELIQDRMTPDYIAHEALGILQDVRRQQDMTQAFHTIRTALGGGGSVETGCSLYPCRGDRMKTFWRIVSYLREYRLRLLGAFVCSAGVAGLSAVYAWLVQPVLDGIFIERNQEMLLILPLAVLGVAILKASFAYGQGYLMSYVGHWLVSDIRQQLFIHIVRLPIRFHDANTSGRLMARVISDVNEMANAIPSVLKDIFQQGLTFVAMLSVVFYQNWKLATIVLVVLPFSSLVLVRVGRRIRKLSKRGQESIGRMASVLKEAFSGIKIVKAYGQEEKEADRFSLTNQAFRTAKVKSSQTSAMASPLLEVIGVCGVAFIIWYGGGLVIAGEMKPGEFFSFLAAMFMAYAPLRKMSGANESVQRALAGAQRVFQVLDLESELAKDEGKKILPPMAKNLEFSGVTFRYEGSDEAALHGINFTINAGEVVAFVGASGSGKTTLVSLVPRFYRPTEGTVKIDGEDIRLVDRSSLRRQIGIVSQETVLFDDTIRNNIAYGRLDASEEAVIEAARAAFAWEFIERLPHGLDTLVGENGLRLSGGQRQRLAIARAILRDPPILILDEATSALDSESEKLVQKALANLVKARTTLIIAHRLSTVQHADRIVVMNRGKIEEIGTHATLLQQGGLYTRLYQTQFLLTQPEPLPTTS
- a CDS encoding 3-deoxy-D-manno-octulosonic acid transferase; the protein is MYYVMYNVLLVLAFPVIIGLLLTKKRSQRGLWCRLGAVPVELRNLQKPVIWIHAVSLGEVATIVPLLHAMKARYPQWPLVVSTVTETGREVVIKRLEGVAVHCYAPVDFWWAVDRYIRILQPRLFILVESEFWPNLLKNLEGHRVPICLVNGRISSRSFARYRWVRGMMKQVLSCLDLALMQSEHDAERIGHLGVKPNAIHVTGNMKFDQGLDQAQAADGNVSFRALFGCQAAERLVVAGSTHPQEEECLLDAYRQVIARHPQAVLVMAPRHIERVAKLEQVIQQYGFACVRRSRLEQNVGDQAFQKGPRVIVLDTRGELALVYREAWVTFVGGTLVPVGGHNLLEPAQWGRPVLFGPHVDHCRDIAGRLLGAGGGIQIQNQEDLASQLVRLIAHPSAAEEMGQRALEMVRTHRGVVTRNLQWIDQLLNKDNSTFFSLSAKGSSRTSQEVLR
- the lpxK gene encoding tetraacyldisaccharide 4'-kinase, which produces MNTTSPSLGVNPERLWRWLDRRCPWILRGCAVPYGAVGHLRRTAYQRGWFPQHRLPKPVISVGNMTVGGTGKTPLVMWLAARLHERGKRVAILSRGYGRERSVENRLVSDGVSLKGDWRSVGDEAMLMARKCPWAIVAVGTDRYRLGQWVLEQASCDCFLLDDGFQHLSLYRDLDVLVFDATDVEGLRGVVPAGRMREPLSAAKWATTFVFSRTEQVTSVASLQNRIEQSLGMPIVPIRLETKPGMFTHIATGKSQPAGAFKGTACLLFSGIGNPASFRSSVVSCGLTVDEEIRYPDHFSYSEKDVEAIRLKMRRVGLALVITTEKDAVKIKQHLKCDDPLWALDGQVRIAQGEDRLREQLHTICP